The Camelina sativa cultivar DH55 chromosome 14, Cs, whole genome shotgun sequence genome includes a window with the following:
- the LOC104740590 gene encoding uncharacterized protein LOC104740590 isoform X2 — protein MLKEERQVFPLLIENFSFEEQASLVWQFICSVPVMVLEEVFPWMTSLLSPVEKSEVENCMKEVVPKDVSLQLVINSWLIEDSQSSLVDLTKIMKGVQSVEVSENMNNLAQTSSSSGMFQRFWQWSKMSFSSSDTGHTLIHGVQLWHNAIKRDLVDIQKGLNHLTFPSLSLDLNVLVVRLNFLADVLIFYGNAFKKFFYPVFEDMVDQQHSSTSKQFTIDGHVEDFKKSLDLETRKGSENFVITLQEKLESLILTVAKQFSLEETEVFPIISKNCNIEMQRQLLYRSLHVLPLGLLKCVIMWFSAQLPEDKCQSIIHFLSSEDSFPNKPFAQLLLQWFRFGYSGKTPVESFWNELSFMFKPRCSSEEEHNEEASGSFGQKSQHQLCKGSDPYLLKNKSSTCFQPIDPPAGYMNETPYSSAMNQQILIQGKLRPLQHLPDIFGDKNIGEQLTMMDLKPIDLIFLFHKAMKKDLDYLVCGSARLATDCSFLGEFHQRFHLIKFLYQIHSDAEDEIAFPALEAKGKLQNISQSYSIDHELEVEHLNKVSFLLNEMAELNMVVLERGNVKYEKLCMSLQDICKSIHKLLSEHLHREETELWCLFRSCFTIEEQEKIIACMLGRISGEILQDMIPWLMESLIPDEQHAVMSLWRQATRKTMFGEWLTEWYSCNVTGEETGVTNKNPSEDSDPLEVVWNYLFEGAADEDRRSICSKPRDFVETDSKCIMNKPLGKIAPNNKVEFGNKEKNHREISESKKVRLGADQTKYREQTESNCEFRNSAQAFQMSQKSSGQDSKYECLLSMSQEDVEATIRRISRDSSLDPQKKSYIIQNLLMSRWIATQRIYNLEPSILASNRDAVPGQHPSYRDSHKLIFGCKHYKRNCKLLAPCCNQLFTCIRCHDEEVDHLLDRKQVTKMMCMKCLIIQPVGASCSNTSCNSSMGKYYCKICKLFDDDREIYHCPYCNLCRLGKGLSIDYFHCMKCNACMSRTLVEHVCREKCLEDNCPICHEYIFTSNSPVKALPCGHVMHSTCFQEYTCSHYTCPICSKSLGDMQVYFRMLDALLAEQKMPDEYLNQTQVILCNDCGRKGNAPYHWLYHKCSSCASYNTRLF, from the exons ATGCTTAAAGAAGAGCGTCAG GTGTTTCCTTTGTTGATTGAGAACTTCTCCTTTGAAGAACAGGCATCACTAGTATGGCAATTCATTTGTAGTGTTCCGGTGATGGTTTTGGAAGAAGTTTTCCCATGGATGACGTCTTTACTCTCTCCCGTGGAGAAATCTGAAGTTGAGAATTGTATGAAAGAAGTTGTCCCGAAGGATGTCTCCTTGCAACTG GTTATAAACTCTTGGCTCATTGAGGATAGTCAATCGTCTTTGGTGGATCTTACAAAGATCATGAAAGGAGTGCAATCTGTAGAAGTGTCTGAAAATATGAATAACTTAGCTCAGACAAGTTCATCAAGTGGGATGTTTCAACGTTTTTGGCAGTGGAGTAAAATGTCCTTTTCTAGTTCAGATACAGGACACACTCTGATTCATGGTGTTCAGCTTTGGCATAATGCAATTAAAAGAGATTTGGTAGACATTCAAAAAGGATTAAACCACTTGACATTTCCAAGCCTTTCGTTGGATCTCAATGTGCTAGTGGTTCGGCTAAACTTCCTTGCTGATGTCCTTATCTTTTATGG CAATGCATTTAAGAAGTTCTTTTACCCAGTGTTTGAAGATATGGTGGATCAGCAACACTCTTCCACTTCAAAGCAATTCACCATTGATGGCCATGTGGAAGACTTCAAGAAGTCTCTAGACCTTGAAACTAGAAAAGGGAGTGAAAATTTTGTGATAACGCTTCAGGAGAAACTGGAATCCCTTATATTGACAGTAGCTAAGCAATTCTCTTTAGAGGAAACAGAG GTATTTCCCATCATCAGCAAGAACTGCAACATTGAAATGCAGAGGCAGCTCCTATACAGAAGCCTACATGTCCTGCCTCTTGGTTTGCTGAAGTGTGTCATAATGTGGTTTTCTGCTCAGTTGCCAGAAGATAAATGTCAGTCAATCATTCACTTCTTAAGTTCTGAAGATTCTTTTCCCAATAAACCTTTTGCGCAGCTCTTGTTGCAATGGTTTCGCTTCGGTTATTCAGGCAAAACACCAGTTGAGAGTTTCTGGAATGAGTTGTCCTTTATGTTCAAACCGAGATGTTCTTCTGAAGAGGAACACAATGAAGAAGCTTCTGGATCTTTCGGCCAGAAATCACAACACCAACTATGCAAAGGATCCGATCCTTATTTGCTTAAAAATAAGTCTTCAACCTGTTTCCAACCAATCGATCCACCAGCTGGTTACATGAATGAGACACCTTACTCGAGTGCGATGAATCAGCAAATACTTATCCAAGGAAAGCTCAGGCCTCTTCAACATCTTCCTGACATTTTTGGCGACAAGAATATTGGCGAGCAGTTAACTATGATGGACTTGAAACCTATCGATCtgattttcttatttcacaAGGCAATGAAGAAGGATCTAGACTATCTTGTATGTGGCTCAGCTCGACTGGCAACAGACTGTAGCTTCCTTGGAGAGTTTCATCAGCGGTTTCATCTTATAAAGTTCTTGTATCAGATACATTCAGATGCAGAGGATGAGATTGCATTTCCAGCCTTGGAGGCCAAGGGTAAGCTACAAAACATTAGTCAGTCATACAGTATTGACCACGAACTGGAAGTTGAACACCTCAATAAAGTATCATTCCTTTTGAATGAGATGGCAGAACTGAACATGGTAGTACTGGAACGTGGGAATGTCAAGTATGAGAAGTTGTGTATGAGTCTCCAGGATATATGCAAGTCCATTCATAAGCTATTGTCTGAGCATCTCCACCGTGAAGAAACTGAGCTTTGGTGTTTATTCAGAAGCTGCTTCACtattgaagaacaagaaaagatcATAGCATGCATGCTTGGAAGAATAAGTGGAGAAATATTGCAAGATATGATTCCCTGGTTAATGGAATCTTTGATCCCTGATGAACAACATGCTGTGATGTCCTTGTGGCGTCAAGCAACAAGGAAGACTATGTTTGGTGAATGGCTAACAGAATGGTACAGTTGTAATGTTACAGGAGAAGAAACTGGGGTAACAAATAAGAACCCATCTGAGGATTCAGATCCTCTAGAAGTTGTCTGGAACTATCTCTTTGAAGGAGCGGCTGATGAGGATAGGAGGAGCATTTGCAGCAAACCTCGGGACTTTGTAGAGACAGATTCAAAGTGTATCATGAATAAGCCACTTGGAAAGATTGCTCCCAATAACAAGGTAGAATTTGgcaacaaagagaaaaatcatAGGGAAATCTCAGAAAGTAAAAAGGTGCGTTTAGGTGCTGACCAAACGAAGTACAGAGAACAAACTGAAAGCAACTGTGAGTTCAGAAACTCTGCTCAAGCTTTCCAAATGTCTCAGAAATCTTCTGGTCAAGACAGTAAATATGAGTGCCTATTATCAATGAGTCAAGAGGATGTGGAGGCTACAATTAGAAGAATATCTCGTGACTCTTCCTTGGATCCTCAGAAGAAATCATATATCATCCAGAACTTGTTAATGAG TCGTTGGATTGCCACACAACGGATATATAATCTTGAACCATCCATTCTCGCAAGCAATA GGGACGCAGTTCCTGGTCAGCATCCATCTTATCGAGATTCTCACAAACTGATCTTTGGCTGCAAACACTACAAAAGGAATTGCAAGCTTCTTGCTCCTTGTTGCAACCAGCTCTTCACCTGTATACGATGCCATGATGAAGAGGTTGATCACTTATTGGATAG GAAACAAGTTACAAAGATGATGTGCATGAAGTGCCTGATAATTCAGCCAGTAGGTGCGAGTTGCTCAAATACTTCATGTAATTCGTCAATGGGAAAATATTACTGCAAAATCTGCAAGCTGTTTGACGATGATAG GGAAATCTATCATTGTCCCTACTGCAATCTCTGCAGGCTAGGAAAAGGACTAAGCATTGACTACTTCCATTGCATGAAATGCAATGCTTGTATGTCTCGAACCTTAGTAGAACATGTATGCAGAGAAAAGTGCTTAGAAGATAACTGTCCGATTTGCCATGAATACATATTTACCTCAAATTCTCCCGTAAAGGCTCTTCCATGCGGTCACGTGATGCATTCGACCTGCTTTCAG GAGTACACATGTTCGCATTACACATGCCCTATCTGCAGCAAATCACTAGGGGATATGCAG GTTTACTTTAGAATGTTAGACGCACTGCTCGCAGAACAAAAGATGCCAGATGAATACTTAAACCAAACTCAG GTAATACTGTGTAATGATTGTGGGAGAAAAGGAAATGCTCCTTACCATTGGCTCTATCACAAGTGCTCTTCTTGTGCCTCCTACAACACAAGACTTTTCTAG
- the LOC104740586 gene encoding calcium-dependent protein kinase 10: protein MGNCNACVRPDSKESKPSPKPKKPNRDRKLNPFAGDFVRSPAPIRVLKDVTPMSHQITDKYILGRELGRGEFGITYLCTDRETHEALACKSISKRKLRTAVDIEDVRREVAIMSTLPEHPNVVKLKASYEDSENVHLVMELCEGGELFDRIVARGHYTERAAAAVARTIAEVVMMCHSNGVMHRDLKPENFLFANKKENSPLKAIDFGLSVFFKPGDKFTEIVGSPYYMAPEVLKRDYGPGVDVWSAGVIIYILLCGVPPFWAETEQGVALAILRGVLDFKRDPWPQISESAKSLVRQMLDPDPTKRLTAQQVLAHPWIQNAKKAPNVPLGDIVRSRLKQFSMMNRFKKKVLRVIAEHMSIQEVEVIKNMFSLMDDDKDGKITYEELKAGLQKVGSQLGEPEIKMLMEVADVDGNGVLDYGEFVAVIIHLQKIENDELFKLAFMFFDKDGSTYIELDELREALADELGEPDISVLNDIMREVDTDKDGRINYDEFVVMMKAGTDWRKASRQYSRERFKSLSLNLMKDGSLHLHDALTGQTVPV from the exons ATGGGTAACTGTAACGCCTGTGTAAGGCCTGACTCAAAAGAATCAAAACCATCTCCGAAACCCAAAAAACCCAACCGAGATCGGAAATTAAACCCATTCGCCGGAGATTTCGTCAGATCCCCTGCTCCAATACGTGTTCTCAAAGACGTAACCCCTATGAGCCACCAGATCACCGACAAATACATCTTAGGTCGAGAATTGGGTCGCGGCGAATTCGGAATCACTTACCTCTGTACTGACCGTGAGACCCACGAAGCTCTAGCTTGCAAATCTATTTCGAAGCGGAAGCTCCGAACTGCCGTTGATATCGAAGACGTTCGTCGCGAGGTCGCGATTATGTCTACTTTACCTGAGCACCCGAACGTGGTGAAGCTTAAGGCGAGTTATGAGGATAGCGAGAACGTGCATCTGGTTATGGAGCTTTGTGAAGGAGGTGAGCTTTTTGATAGGATCGTTGCTAGAGGTCATTACACGGAGcgtgctgctgctgctgtggCGAGAACGATCGCTGAGGTTGTGATGATGTGTCACTCTAATGGAGTTATGCATCGAGATTTGAAGCCTGAGAATTTCTTGTTTGCTAACAAGAAGGAGAATTCTCCATTAAAGGCTATTGATTTTGGCTTGTCTGTGTTTTTCAAACCTG GAGATAAGTTTACAGAGATTGTAGGAAGTCCATATTATATGGCTCCAGAAGTGTTGAAGAGAGATTATGGACCTGGGGTTGATGTGTGGAGTGCAGGAGTTATCATCTACATCTTGCTCTGTGGTGTTCCTCCTTTTTGGGCTg AGACTGAACAAGGTGTTGCTCTTGCGATCTTGCGGGGAGTTCTTGACTTTAAGAGAGACCCTTGGCCTCAGATATCAGAGAGCGCTAAAAGCCTTGTGAGGCAGATGTTGGATCCTGACCCGACTAAACGGTTAACTGCTCAGCAAGTGTTAG CTCACCCTTGGATACAGAATGCAAAGAAAGCTCCCAATGTTCCATTAGGGGATATAGTTAGATCGAGGTTAAAGCAGTTCTCTATGATGAATAGATTCAAAAAGAAAGTACTTCgt GTGATCGCGGAGCACATGTCTATTCAAGAGGTTGAAGTGATTAAGAACATGTTCTCACTAATGGATGATGATAAGGATGGTAAAATAACTTACGAGGAACTCAAAGCTGGACTTCAGAAGGTCGGTTCACAACTTGGTGAACCAGAGATCAAAATGTTGATGGAAGtg GCGGATGTTGATGGGAATGGGGTTCTGGATTATGGAGAGTTTGTAGCTGTGATAATTCACTTGCAGAAGATAGAAAATGATGAACTTTTCAAACTAGCTTTTATGTTCTTTGACAAAGATGGAAGTACATACATTGAACTTGATGAGCTACGGGAAGCTTTAGCTGACGAGTTAGGTGAACCAGACATTAGTGTTCTAAACGACATCATGCGTGAAGTTGACACCGACAAG GACGGGCGTATAAACTAtgatgagtttgtggtgatgatGAAAGCTGGAACTGATTGGAGAAAGGCGTCAAGGCAATATTCAAGAGAGAGGTTCAAAAGCTTAAGCCTTAACTTGATGAAAGATGGGTCATTACACCTTCATGACGCTCTCACTGGACAAACTGTTCCTGTTTGA
- the LOC104740588 gene encoding protein NRT1/ PTR FAMILY 2.9 encodes MKVEKTDKNITDGDESKIIYRGWKVMPFIIGNETFEKLGIVGSSSNLVVYLTTVFNMKSITAAKVVNIYGGTSNFGTIIAAFLCDSYFGRFKTLSVAMIACFLGSVAMDLTAVIHKLHPAKCAKEIGSVCNGPSMGQIMFLAGAMVLLVIGAGGIRPCNLPFGADQFDPKTKEGKQGIDSFFNWYFFTFTFAQIVSLTLIVYVQSNMSWNIGLALPAILMLLGCIIFFAGSKLYVKVKPSGSPIHSITRVLVVAVKKRRLNTVGANELYNYIAKDYKNSKLSHSEQFRFLDKSAIQTQDDKLNKDGSPANPWKLCSMQQVEEVKCVIRVLPVWLSAALFYLAYIQQTTYTVFQSLQSDRRLSSGSFQIPGATYTVFLMLGMTIFIPIYDRVLVPFLRKYTGRDGGITQLQRVGAGIFICIISMMVSAIVEQYRRKVALTRPTLGFIPRKGAISSMSGMWLIPQLVLMGIGDALAGVGQMEFYYKQFPENMRSFAGSLYFCGIGLASYLSTFLLSAVHDTTEGFSRGNWLPEDLNKGRLEYYYYLVAGIMTLNFAYFLVVSHWYRYKDVVTKDKDMDKSSDEFDKVSV; translated from the exons ATGAAGGTTGAGAAGACAGATAAGAACATTACAGACGGTGATGAGTCTAAGATCATCTACAGAGGGTGGAAAGTCATGCCTTTCATCATTG gaaatgaGACATTTGAGAAGTTGGGGATAGTTGGGAGTTCATCGAATTTGGTTGTATACTTAACAACGGTTTTTAACATGAAGAGCATCACGGCGGCGAAGGTCGTCAACATCTATGGCGGCACAAGCAACTTCGGCACCATCATCGCCGCTTTCCTCTGTGACTCCTACTTTGGCCGCTTCAAAACCCTATCTGTTGCCATGATCGCTTGCTTCCTC ggTTCGGTGGCGATGGATCTAACGGCTGTGATTCATAAGCTGCATCCTGCTAAATGCGCTAAGGAAATAGGAAGCGTGTGCAATGGGCCATCCATGGGACAAATCATGTTTCTCGCCGGAGCAATGGTTTTGCTGGTGATCGGAGCCGGTGGGATAAGACCGTGCAATCTTCCGTTTGGTGCTGATCAGTTCGATCCGAAGACAAAAGAAGGGAAACAAGGGATTGATAGTTTCTTCAATTGGTATTTCTTCACCTTCACGTTTGCTCAAATTGTGTCGTTAACGCTCATCGTCTATGTTCAGTCAAATATGAGCTGGAACATTGGTTTAGCCCTCCCAGCTATTCTAATGTTACTTGGTTGCATCATATTCTTCGCCGGTTCTAAGCTCTATGTCAAGGTTAAACCTAGTGGCAGTCCCATTCACAGCATAACGCGTGTCCTTGTTGTTGCGGTCAAGAAGAGGCGTTTAAACACCGTTGGGGCCAACGAGCTTTATAACTACATCGCAAAGGATTATAAGAACTCGAAACTGAGCCATTCAGAGCAGTTCAG GTTTCTTGACAAATCGGCAATCCAAACGCAAGACGACAAGCTAAACAAAGATGGGTCGCCAGCCAATCCATGGAAACTATGCAGTATGCAGCAAGTGGAGGAAGTGAAATGTGTGATCCGAGTGCTTCCGGTTTGGCTCTCGGCCGCCTTATTTTACCTAGCTTACATTCAACAAACGACCTACACAGTCTTTCAGTCTCTTCAATCCGATAGACGCCTCAGTTCAGGAAGTTTTCAGATCCCAGGAGCAACTTATACCGTCTTCTTAATGCTTGGAATGACAATATTCATACCTATCTATGACCGTGTCCTTGTACCTTTCCTTAGAAAGTATACAGGCAGAGACGGCGGTATCACACAACTGCAGAGAGTTGGAGCAGGAATATTTATATGCATCATAAGTATGATGGTGTCTGCAATTGTAGAACAATACAGAAGAAAGGTAGCTCTCACAAGGCCGACACTAGGGTTTATCCCGAGAAAAGGCGCAATCTCTTCCATGTCTGGTATGTGGCTGATTCCTCAGCTAGTGCTAATGGGTATTGGGGACGCCCTTGCTGGAGTTGGACAAATGGAGTTCTACTACAAACAGTTTCCagagaacatgagaagtttcgCTGGTTCTCTGTATTTTTGTGGAATTGGACTGGCGAGTTACCTCAGCACCTTTTTGTTATCAGCAGTGCATGATACCACAGAAGGGTTTTCGAGAGGAAATTGGCTTCCGGAAGATCTAAACAAGGGGAGATTagagtactactactacttggTTGCTGGTATCATGACTCTAAACTTTGCCTATTTCTTGGTAGTCTCACATTGGTACCGTTACAAAGATGTTGTGACCAAGGACAAGGACATGGACAAGTCTTCTGATGAGTTTGATAAGGTTTCAGTGTAA
- the LOC104740589 gene encoding pentatricopeptide repeat-containing protein At1g18900, whose amino-acid sequence MIRAKHISNLSSTARSFFLNGSRPVADGNSCAYTDDETCVSRRQQLRNDAAQTEKRPPGILPKPSVVGCILPGGEVTKPVVPKKVDDFGRPSLLPQHVSSSPALPLKSHSVSYASTIVGKEEGKASSEPIGDQIFKAGVVAVNFLSDLANCKIPSTDGGGEVFGFSKSCMVDPTRPLSSVKSSNVKAIRREHFAKVYPRSAAKESSVGKIRNSSSNVRGAKEAERTGFVKGFKQVSNSGVGKSLPTTNNTYGKRTSVLQRPNIDSNRFVPNGFSNTSMEMVKGPPGTALTSRQYCNSGYIVENVSSVLRRFRWGPAAEEALQNLDLRIDAYQANQVLKQMNDYGNALGFFYWLKRQPGFKHDGHTYTTMVGNLGRAKQFGAINKLLDEMVRDGCQPNTVTYNRLIHSYGRANYLNEAMNVFNQMQETGCKPDRVTYCTLIDIHAKAGFLDIAMDMYQRMQAGGLSPDTFTYSVIINCLGKAGHLPAAHRLFCEMVDQGCTPNLVTYNIMIDLHAKARNYQSALKLYRDMQNAGFEPDKVTYSIVMEVLGHCGYLEEAEAVFTEMQQKNWIPDEPVYGLLVDLWGKAGNVEKAWQWYQAMLHAGLLPNVPTCNSLLSTFLRVNKIAEAYELLQNMLGLGLRPSLQTYTLLLSSCTDGRSKLDMGFCGQLMANTGHPAHMFLLKMPAAGPDGQNVRNHANNFLNLMHSEDRESKRGLVDAVVDFLHKSGQKEEAGSVWEVAAQKNVFPDALREKSCSYWLINLHVMSEGTAVTALSRTLAWFRKQMLVSGTCPSRIDIVTGWGRRSRVTGTSMVRQAVEELLNIFGSPFFTESGNSGCFVGCGESLNKWLLQSHVERMHLL is encoded by the coding sequence ATGATACGCGCAAAGCACATTAGTAACCTTTCGAGTACAGCAAGATCCTTTTTCCTTAATGGATCGAGACCAGTAGCCGATGGGAATTCGTGTGCATACACGGACGATGAAACTTGTGTCTCGAGACGTCAGCAACTTAGGAACGATGCTGCACAGACTGAAAAACGACCACCCGGTATTCTCCCTAAGCCTTCAGTAGTGGGATGTATATTACCAGGAGGAGAGGTAACTAAACCGGTGGTTCCAAAGAAGGTTGATGATTTTGGTCGGCCATCTCTGTTGCCTCagcatgtttcttcttcccctgCTTTGCCTCTTAAATCACATTCCGTTAGTTATGCATCAACCATCGTTGGAAAGGAGGAAGGTAAAGCTTCTTCAGAACCTATTGGCGATCAGATTTTCAAGGCTGGTGTTGTTGCGGTAAACTTTTTGTCAGATTTAGCGAATTGCAAGATTCCTTCCACTGATGGAGGAGGTGAAGTATTTGGTTTCTCGAAAAGCTGTATGGTTGATCCAACTCGGCCTCTTTCAAGTGTTAAGTCGTCGAATGTGAAAGCTATAAGAAGAGAGCACTTTGCCAAAGTTTACCCTAGATCAGCTGCTAAAGAGTCATCAGTGGGTAAAATTAGAAATTCTAGTAGCAACGTCCGAGGGGCTAAGGAAGCTGAAAGAACTGGATTTGTTAAAGGATTCAAACAAGTTTCAAATTCTGGAGTAGGGAAGTCGTTACCCACAACAAATAACACATATGGCAAGAGAACAAGCGTGTTGCAGAGACCCAATATTGATTCAAACAGGTTTGTTCCAAATGGTTTCAGTAATACTTCAATGGAAATGGTGAAAGGGCCTCCAGGGACTGCTCTGACATCAAGGCAGTATTGTAACTCTGGGTACATTGTGGAAAATGTTTCCAGTGTTTTGAGAAGATTCAGGTGGGGCCCTGCTGCTGAAGAGGCCCTTCAAAATCTCGATTTGAGGATAGATGCATACCAAGCAAACCAAGTTCTTAAGCAGATGAATGACTACGGAAATGCTCTTGGTTTCTTCTACTGGTTAAAAAGGCAACCTGGGTTTAAGCATGATGGGCATACTTATACCACTATGGTGGGTAATCTTGGTCGTGCTAAGCAATTTGGTGCCATAAACAAGCTCCTCGATGAGATGGTCAGAGATGGATGTCAGCCAAACACAGTTACATATAACCGACTTATCCACAGTTATGGCCGCGCCAATTACCTGAACGAAGCTATGAATGTGTTCAATCAAATGCAAGAGACTGGATGCAAACCTGACCGGGTAACTTACTGTACACTGATAGACATTCATGCTAAAGCTGGATTTCTCGACATTGCCATGGATATGTACCAGAGAATGCAAGCAGGAGGTCTTTCTCCTGATACTTTCACTTACAGTGTCATAATCAATTGTCTTGGAAAAGCTGGACATTTACCCGCTGCACACAGGCTCTTTTGTGAGATGGTTGATCAGGGTTGTACCCCTAACTTGGTCACATATAACATCATGATAGACTTGCATGCCAAAGCGAGAAACTATCAGAGCGCGTTGAAACTTTACCGTGACATGCAAAATGCTGGATTTGAGCCTGACAAAGTGACTTATAGCATTGTGATGGAGGTGCTTGGACACTGTGGATATCTCGAGGAAGCAGAGGCTGTTTTCACCGAGATGCAGCAGAAGAACTGGATTCCGGATGAGCCAGTTTATGGTCTTTTGGTGGATTTGTGGGGAAAAGCTGGTAATGTGGAAAAGGCATGGCAATGGTATCAGGCAATGCTTCATGCTGGTCTGCTACCTAATGTTCCTACATGCAATTCCCTTCTTAGTACTTTCCTTAGGGTTAACAAGATAGCTGAAGCTTATGAGTTATTACAAAACATGCTGGGGCTTGGTCTACGCCCATCTTTGCAGACATACACGTTACTCTTGAGTTCTTGCACAGATGGTCGGTCAAAACTCGACATGGGTTTCTGTGGCCAGCTGATGGCAAACACGGGTCATCCGGCACACATGTTTCTCCTCAAAATGCCAGCTGCAGGTCCGGATGGCCAAAATGTGCGCAACCATGCGAACAACTTCCTGAATCTGATGCACAGCGAGGACAGAGAGAGCAAGCGAGGACTTGTGGACGCGGTGGTTGACTTTCTACACAAGTCCGGGCAAAAAGAAGAGGCGGGATCTGTTTGGGAAGTTGCTGCACAAAAGAATGTGTTTCCTGATGCATTAAGGGAGAAAAGCTGCAGCTACTGGCTTATCAATCTCCATGTAATGTCAGAGGGAACTGCAGTCACTGCTCTGTCTAGGACGCTTGCTTGGTTCCGTAAGCAGATGTTAGTCTCTGGAACTTGCCCTTCCCGGATTGATATAGTAACTGGTTGGGGAAGACGTAGTAGAGTCACCGGTACCTCGATGGTGAGACAAGCAGTTGAAGAGCTCCTCAACATCTTTGGTTCACCGTTTTTCACGGAGAGTGGAAACTCAGGTTGTTTCGTTGGGTGTGGAGAGTCTCTCAACAAATGGCTGCTTCAGTCTCATGTTGAGAGGATGCATTTGCTGTGA